A genomic stretch from Burkholderia pyrrocinia includes:
- a CDS encoding HAD family hydrolase, whose translation MTFSAALFDMDGLLVDSERTIMNTWIDVSNAHGVALTATDYLQIVGRSFAEGQVILARLIGNPDTFDAVRIRVREQLAAPEPHPKFPLKPGAFALLDTLAQAGIPCAVASSSACDVIRARLDAVGVLPFFRAIAGGDEVARGKPDPAVYRLAAERLGVPAHTCVAFEDSDFGAQSAAGAGASVVTVPDLKAPTPEIVALSLHVLASLDDAVALVPSWFGRYDTQKPA comes from the coding sequence ATGACCTTTTCCGCCGCACTCTTCGACATGGACGGCCTGCTCGTCGATTCCGAGCGGACCATCATGAACACGTGGATCGACGTGTCGAACGCACACGGTGTCGCGCTGACGGCCACCGACTACCTGCAGATCGTCGGCCGCTCGTTCGCCGAGGGCCAAGTCATCCTGGCGCGGCTGATCGGCAATCCCGATACGTTCGACGCCGTGCGCATCCGCGTACGCGAACAACTCGCGGCGCCCGAACCCCATCCGAAGTTCCCGTTGAAGCCCGGCGCGTTCGCGCTGCTCGACACGCTCGCACAGGCCGGCATCCCGTGCGCGGTCGCGTCGTCGTCCGCGTGCGACGTGATCCGCGCGCGGCTCGACGCGGTCGGCGTGCTGCCGTTCTTCCGCGCGATCGCGGGCGGCGACGAAGTCGCGCGCGGCAAGCCCGATCCGGCCGTCTACCGGCTCGCGGCCGAACGCCTCGGCGTGCCGGCACATACGTGCGTCGCGTTCGAGGACAGCGACTTCGGCGCGCAGTCGGCCGCCGGCGCGGGCGCGTCGGTCGTCACCGTGCCCGACCTGAAGGCGCCGACGCCCGAAATCGTCGCGCTGAGCCTGCACGTGCTCGCGTCGCTCGACGATGCGGTCGCACTCGTGCCGTCGTGGTTCGGCCGGTACGACACGCAGAAGCCGGCGTAG
- a CDS encoding lysozyme inhibitor LprI family protein, giving the protein MATHGRFRAMRAAVAALVVWAAGAAGLAGSGVAHAEVAAADPIDVAMRQCLARRDRSSTAGQIQCMGEAQQQWQTVMDGAYQRLLKDAPADAKRGWQDSQRRWVTWRKDEVLLLKAVYDTTRGTAYTMSSADMQLQPVRDRALALRGAADRFAPPPAAVPVAATSGTSVAEGAAASNGKPAANASRDPAVRRVRPCEQDAACEHALFDLNRYYQKLRRKMPAHSAATLVRAQRAWVAFRDATAPLVGEDGRVDLIGARIATMKRLSETAGNK; this is encoded by the coding sequence ATGGCGACGCACGGACGATTCCGGGCGATGCGCGCGGCGGTGGCCGCGCTCGTCGTCTGGGCGGCAGGGGCGGCGGGGCTGGCGGGGTCGGGCGTCGCGCACGCGGAAGTCGCGGCGGCTGACCCGATCGACGTCGCGATGCGGCAATGCCTCGCGCGGCGCGACCGGTCGTCGACGGCCGGCCAGATCCAGTGCATGGGCGAAGCGCAGCAGCAGTGGCAGACGGTGATGGACGGCGCGTACCAGCGCCTGTTGAAGGATGCGCCGGCCGACGCGAAGCGCGGCTGGCAGGACAGCCAGCGCCGCTGGGTTACGTGGCGCAAGGATGAAGTCCTTCTGCTGAAGGCCGTGTACGACACGACGCGCGGCACCGCGTACACGATGTCGAGCGCCGACATGCAGCTGCAGCCCGTGCGCGATCGCGCGCTGGCGCTGCGCGGCGCGGCCGATCGTTTTGCGCCGCCGCCCGCTGCCGTACCGGTCGCGGCTACGAGCGGCACGAGCGTGGCCGAGGGCGCGGCCGCGTCGAACGGCAAGCCGGCGGCGAACGCGTCGCGCGATCCGGCCGTGCGGCGCGTGCGGCCGTGCGAACAGGATGCCGCGTGCGAGCACGCGCTGTTCGACCTGAACCGCTATTACCAGAAGCTGCGCCGCAAGATGCCTGCGCATTCGGCCGCGACGCTGGTGCGCGCGCAGCGCGCGTGGGTCGCGTTCCGCGATGCGACGGCGCCGCTCGTCGGCGAGGACGGTCGCGTCGACCTGATCGGCGCGCGCATCGCGACGATGAAGCGGCTGTCGGAGACGGCCGGCAACAAGTAG
- a CDS encoding arginine/lysine/ornithine decarboxylase, whose translation MKFRFPVVIIDEDFRSENISGSGIRALAEAIEKEGVEVLGLTSYGDLTSFAQQSSRASCFILSIDDDELMLGETGPDGELPELATAIIELRAFVTEVRRRNADIPIFLYGETRTSRHLPNDILRELHGFIHMFEDTPEFVARHIIREAKVYLDSLAPPFFKELVKYADEGSYSWHCPGHSGGVAFLKNPLGQMFHQFFGENMLRADVCNAVDELGQLLDHTGPVAASERNAARIFSADHLFFVTNGTSTSNKIVWHATVAPGDIVLVDRNCHKSILHAITMTGAIPVFLTPTRNHFGIIGPIPRDEFKPENIRKKIEANPFAREALRENPDMKPRILTITQSTYDGVVYNVEMIKDLLGDLLDTLHFDEAWLPHATFHDFYRDMHAIGDGRPRTGALVFATHSTHKLLAGISQASQIVVQDSENRTFDKHRFNEAYLMHTSTSPQYAIIASCDVAAAMMEPPGGTALVEESIAEAIDFRRAMRKVDAEYGDDWFFSVWGPDNLSEEGIGSRDDWMLKPNDHWHGFGPLAEGFNMLDPIKATIITPGLDVDGEFGETGIPAAIVTKYLAEHGIIVEKTGLYSFFIMFTIGITKGRWNSMVTELQQFKDDYDNNQPLWRVLPEFVAQHPRYERVGLRDLCTQIHDVYRANDIARLTTEMYLSDMEPAMKPSDAFAKLAHRKIDRVPLDELEGRVTSILLTPYPPGIPLLIPGERFNKTIVNYLRFARDFNERFPGFHTDIHGLVAEEVNGRVEYYVDCVRD comes from the coding sequence ATGAAGTTTCGTTTCCCCGTCGTCATCATCGACGAAGATTTCCGCTCCGAGAACATCTCGGGCTCCGGCATCCGGGCGTTGGCCGAAGCGATCGAGAAAGAGGGCGTCGAAGTCCTCGGCCTCACGAGCTACGGCGATCTGACGTCGTTCGCGCAGCAGTCGAGCCGCGCGTCGTGCTTCATCCTGTCGATCGACGACGACGAACTCATGCTCGGCGAAACCGGCCCGGACGGCGAGCTGCCCGAGCTCGCGACCGCGATCATCGAGCTGCGCGCGTTCGTCACCGAAGTGCGCCGCCGCAACGCGGACATCCCGATCTTCCTGTACGGCGAGACGCGCACGTCGCGGCATCTGCCGAACGACATCCTGCGCGAGCTGCACGGCTTCATCCACATGTTCGAGGACACACCGGAGTTCGTCGCGCGCCACATCATCCGCGAGGCGAAGGTCTATCTCGACTCGCTCGCGCCGCCGTTCTTCAAGGAACTCGTCAAGTACGCGGACGAAGGCTCGTACTCGTGGCACTGCCCGGGCCACTCGGGCGGCGTCGCGTTCCTGAAGAACCCGCTCGGCCAGATGTTCCACCAGTTCTTCGGCGAGAACATGCTGCGCGCGGACGTCTGCAACGCGGTGGACGAACTCGGCCAGCTGCTCGATCACACAGGCCCGGTCGCGGCGTCCGAGCGCAATGCGGCGCGCATCTTCAGCGCCGATCACCTGTTCTTCGTGACCAACGGCACGTCGACGTCGAACAAGATCGTCTGGCACGCGACGGTGGCGCCGGGCGACATCGTGCTGGTCGACCGCAACTGCCACAAGTCGATCCTGCACGCGATCACGATGACGGGCGCGATTCCGGTGTTCCTGACGCCGACGCGCAACCATTTCGGCATCATCGGGCCGATCCCGCGCGACGAATTCAAGCCGGAGAACATCCGCAAGAAGATCGAGGCGAACCCGTTCGCGCGCGAGGCGCTGCGCGAGAACCCGGACATGAAGCCGCGGATCCTGACGATCACGCAAAGCACGTACGACGGTGTCGTCTACAACGTCGAGATGATCAAGGACCTGCTCGGCGACCTGCTCGACACGCTGCACTTCGATGAAGCGTGGCTGCCGCACGCGACGTTCCACGATTTCTACCGCGACATGCACGCGATCGGCGACGGCCGCCCGCGCACGGGCGCGCTGGTATTCGCGACGCACTCGACGCACAAGCTGCTCGCCGGCATCTCGCAGGCGTCGCAGATCGTCGTGCAGGATTCGGAGAACCGCACGTTCGACAAGCACCGCTTCAACGAGGCGTACCTGATGCATACGTCGACGAGCCCGCAGTACGCGATCATCGCGTCGTGCGACGTCGCGGCCGCGATGATGGAGCCGCCGGGCGGCACCGCGCTCGTCGAGGAATCGATCGCCGAGGCGATCGACTTCCGCCGCGCGATGCGCAAGGTCGACGCCGAATACGGCGACGACTGGTTCTTCAGCGTGTGGGGCCCGGACAACCTGTCGGAAGAGGGCATCGGTTCGCGCGACGACTGGATGCTGAAGCCGAACGACCACTGGCACGGCTTCGGCCCGCTCGCGGAAGGCTTCAACATGCTCGACCCGATCAAGGCGACGATCATCACGCCGGGGCTCGACGTCGACGGCGAGTTCGGCGAGACGGGCATTCCGGCCGCGATCGTCACGAAGTACCTGGCCGAGCACGGGATCATCGTCGAGAAGACCGGCCTGTACTCGTTCTTCATCATGTTCACGATCGGCATCACGAAGGGCCGCTGGAACTCGATGGTGACCGAGCTGCAGCAGTTCAAGGACGACTACGACAACAATCAGCCGCTGTGGCGCGTGCTGCCGGAATTCGTCGCGCAGCATCCGCGCTACGAGCGCGTCGGCCTGCGCGACCTGTGCACGCAGATCCACGACGTGTACCGCGCGAACGACATCGCACGCCTGACGACCGAGATGTACCTGTCGGACATGGAACCGGCGATGAAGCCGTCGGACGCGTTCGCGAAGCTCGCGCACCGCAAGATCGACCGCGTGCCGCTCGACGAGCTCGAAGGCCGCGTGACGAGCATCCTGCTGACGCCGTACCCGCCGGGCATTCCGCTGCTGATCCCGGGCGAGCGCTTCAACAAGACGATCGTGAACTACCTGCGGTTCGCGCGCGACTTCAACGAGCGTTTCCCGGGCTTCCACACCGACATCCACGGCCTCGTCGCGGAAGAGGTGAACGGCCGCGTCGAGTACTACGTCGACTGCGTGCGCGACTGA
- the argH gene encoding argininosuccinate lyase: MTSQLHKKGEAWSARFSEPMSELVKRYTSSVFFDKRLALVDIAGSLAHANMLAAQKIISADDLAAIERGMAQIKGEIERGEFEWQLDLEDVHLNIEARLTALIGDAGKRLHTGRSRNDQVATDIRLWLRGEIDRIGGLLNDLRGALLDLAEQNAATIMPGFTHLQVAQPVTFGHHLLAYVEMFSRDAERMRDCRTRVNRLPLGAAALAGTSYPIDRHAVAKTLGFDGICANSLDAVSDRDFAIEFTAASALVMTHVSRFSEELVLWMSPRVGFIDIADRFCTGSSIMPQKKNPDVPELARGKTGRVNGHLMALLTLMKGQPLAYNKDNQEDKEPLFDTVDTVADTLRIFAEMVAGITVKPDAMRAAALQGFSTATDLADYLVKRGLPFRDAHEAVAHAVRICDDRGIDLADLTLDEMKQELPNVAHLIGDDVFGYLTLEGSVASRNHPGGTAPDQVRAAVKAARAALGR; the protein is encoded by the coding sequence ATGACGTCCCAACTGCACAAAAAGGGCGAGGCCTGGTCGGCCCGCTTCTCGGAACCGATGTCGGAGCTGGTCAAGCGCTACACGTCGTCGGTGTTTTTCGACAAGCGCCTCGCGCTCGTCGACATCGCCGGCTCGCTCGCGCACGCGAACATGCTCGCCGCGCAGAAGATCATCAGCGCCGACGACCTGGCCGCGATCGAACGCGGGATGGCGCAGATCAAGGGCGAGATCGAGCGCGGCGAATTCGAATGGCAGCTCGACCTCGAGGACGTCCACCTGAACATCGAGGCGCGCCTGACCGCGCTGATCGGCGACGCCGGCAAGCGCCTGCACACGGGCCGCTCGCGCAACGACCAGGTCGCGACCGACATCCGCCTGTGGCTGCGCGGCGAGATCGACCGCATCGGCGGCCTGCTGAACGACCTGCGCGGCGCGCTGCTCGACCTCGCGGAACAGAACGCCGCCACGATCATGCCGGGCTTCACGCACCTGCAGGTCGCGCAACCCGTCACGTTCGGCCACCACCTGCTCGCGTACGTCGAGATGTTCTCGCGCGACGCGGAGCGCATGCGCGACTGCCGCACGCGCGTGAACCGCCTGCCGCTCGGCGCGGCCGCACTCGCGGGCACGAGCTACCCGATCGATCGCCACGCGGTCGCGAAGACGCTCGGCTTCGACGGCATCTGCGCGAACTCGCTCGACGCGGTGTCGGATCGCGACTTCGCGATCGAATTCACGGCCGCCTCCGCGCTCGTGATGACGCACGTGTCGCGCTTCTCCGAAGAACTCGTGCTGTGGATGAGCCCGCGCGTCGGCTTCATCGACATCGCCGACCGCTTCTGCACCGGCAGCTCGATCATGCCGCAGAAGAAGAACCCGGACGTGCCCGAGCTCGCGCGCGGCAAGACGGGCCGCGTGAACGGCCACCTGATGGCGCTGCTGACGTTGATGAAGGGCCAGCCGCTCGCGTACAACAAGGACAACCAGGAAGACAAGGAACCGCTGTTCGACACGGTCGACACCGTCGCCGACACGCTGCGGATCTTCGCCGAAATGGTCGCGGGCATCACCGTGAAGCCGGACGCGATGCGCGCTGCCGCGCTGCAGGGCTTCTCGACCGCCACCGACCTCGCCGACTACCTCGTGAAGCGCGGCCTGCCGTTCCGCGACGCGCACGAAGCCGTCGCGCACGCGGTGCGGATCTGCGACGACCGCGGCATCGATCTCGCCGACCTGACGCTCGACGAGATGAAGCAGGAACTGCCGAACGTCGCGCACCTGATCGGCGACGACGTGTTCGGCTACCTGACGCTCGAGGGTTCGGTCGCCAGCCGCAACCATCCGGGCGGCACCGCACCCGACCAGGTGCGTGCGGCGGTCAAGGCTGCCCGCGCCGCGCTCGGCCGGTAA